Proteins encoded in a region of the Planococcus citri chromosome 1, ihPlaCitr1.1, whole genome shotgun sequence genome:
- the LOC135842185 gene encoding uncharacterized protein LOC135842185, whose translation MSKTTTKKTKPQQKGRPGKKNPKVFFDITVDDKAIGQMIIELRADVVPKTAENFRALCTGEKGFSYKGCPFHRIIPQFVCQGGDFINKNGSGGISIYGGKFEDENFTLKHEKPGTLSMANAGPNSNGSQFFITFAKAPMLDDKHVVFGNVIKGMDIIEKIEKLGTPEGEPKREVLIERCGQLRD comes from the coding sequence ATGTCGAAAACAACAACCAAAAAGACGAAACCGCAGCAGAAAGGAAGACCTGGCAAGAAAAATCCGAAAGTGTTTTTCGATATAACAGTCGACGACAAAGCAATAGGACAAATGATTATAGAATTACGCGCTGACGTTGTACCAAAAACGGCCGAAAATTTCCGAGCTTTATGTACTGGCGAAAAAGGTTTTAGTTATAAAGGTTGTCCTTTTCATCGAATAATACCGCAATTCGTGTGCCAAGGAGGagattttattaataaaaacgGCTCCGGCGGAATATCTATTTACGGCGGAAAATTCGAAGACGAGAATTTCACCTTAAAACACGAGAAACCTGGAACCCTTTCAATGGCTAATGCCGGACCTAACTCTAATGGAAGCCAGTTTTTTATTACGTTTGCAAAAGCACCGATGCTGGACGATAAACACGTAGTATTCGGCAACGTTATTAAAGGTATGGATATTATcgagaaaatagaaaaactcGGTACTCCGGAGGGCGAGCCGAAAAGGGAAGTTTTGATTGAAAGATGCGGCCAGTTACGAGATTAA